The sequence CGCCCCCGCACTCGCCGGCGCCGCGCCGAGCGCGACCGCCCCCGCCACGCCGCGCGCTCTCGCCCCCGCACTCGCCGGCGCCGCGCCGAGCGCGACCGCCCCCGCCACCGGGCACGCGCCAGCCCCGGCCGGTCCGCCCGAGCCGCCGCCTCCCCCAACCGGAGCCGCCGGCGGCGCTCCGGACGCGTGGCGCGGCGCGCTCCAGCGCAAGACGACCACCGTCATGATCGCGTTCCTCGCAATCTGCGCCGCCGGCCTACCGTTCATGGCCGCGGTTGCGCGCACGCGCACCGCGTTCGCCGCCGCCGCGACGTGCGTAGCCGGCATCGCGGCCATCACCGCGGTGCAACTCATTCGCGCGCGCCGTGGCGCACTCGATCAACTGGACTGGCCGTGGGCCGTCGTCGCCGCACTGTGTGCGGGACCGGCGTATCTGTTCGGGCTCAACGCGGGGTTTGCCGCCGTCCTCGCGGTCGGACTGTTCTCCAACGGAGGGTTTACCGCCGCGCAGCGCAACCCGGCTGCGCCGGCGATCCCCCTCGCCGTAGTCGTATCGCAGGGCGCCCTGCTGGCGCTCATCGTCGCCGGAGTCGTCCCCGACGACGGCCTGGCGCCGTTGTATCCGACGCCCGACACGCCGCGGTGGGAACCGGTGATTGCACACGCCATGGTACAAGGCGTGTACCTGTCCGCCCACGCCGCCGGCTTCGTCGTCGATCGCGCGCACAGCCGCATGCTCGAACTCGCGGTGCAATCCGAGGCGGCAGCCGCGCATCATCGAGCACTCCTGTCGGCCGCGCGCGCGCAATTACACCGCGCTCTGGTCGGCACCGCCGACGGCGTGTTCGTCGGCCACCGGGTGGGAGACTATGAACTCACGGAATTTCTCGGGCGTGGCGGCATGGGCGAGGTCTACCGCGGCATCCACGTCGGGGAAGGCCCGGCCGCCGCGGTCAAGTTGATCCGGGCCGACCGCTTCGGCGACGCCGCGGCCGTTCGACTCTTCGTTCGCGAAGCGTCGGTGCTGTCGCGCATCGATAGCCCGTACGTCGCCCGCGTCTACGCGACCGGAGGCGGCGACGGCGACATTCCGTACATCGCGATGGAACTGCTCACCGGCAACACGCTCGCCGGCGTCCTGCGCGATCGCGATACGCTGTCGCCGGAGGCGCTCGAGCGCCTCGTTCACGACGTCGGCCGCGGGCTCGAAGCGGTGCACTCGATCGGGATCATTCACCGCGATCTCAAGCCGCACAACGTCATGCTCGTACGCGATCCCGAGCCGCGCTGGAAGCTGGTCGACTTCGGGATCGCGCGATGGCTCGACAAGGCCAGCGATCACACGACGCGCGATCTCGTCGTCGGCACCCCGCCCTACATGGCGCCCGAGACCATCCTGGGCCGCCCGGTCGACGCGCGCGCCGACCTGTACAGCTTCGGGTTGCTCATCTACCGCGCCGTCGTCGGCCGGCCCGCGTTCTCATCGGCCGACCCGCTCGGCGTGCTGGACGAGGCGCGGCGCGGACCGCCCAACCCGCGCGACTACGTCGATCTGCCCACCGACGTCGAACTCGCGCTGCGGATCGCGATCGCGTACGACCCGGCCGATCGGTTCGCCGATGCGGCCACGATGCGCCATGCGTTCGCCGCCGCCCTGGCCGGCTCGCTGCCGCCGGCGCTGCGCCGGCGCGGCCGCGCGCTGCTCGCTCGATGCCCGTGGGCAACCGCTGCGGTGCGGTAACGCGGCGCGCCGGCACGTGACGCGGCGCGACACCGGCGGCGGGGGAACCGCACACCGCCGGTTGCAGACCGCGGTCGGCATCGGCTCGGCGCGAGACCGGAGTTTCGCGTCGTTGCCAGCGGTCTGGCCGTTGCACTGGAGCCGCTCGCTGCCCGCGGCAGCGCGTTGCCGAATCAGGAGGTGTCATGAGCCGCATCAATTCCGACCGCCGCACGATTGCGCCATCTTGCGTCGCCGCGCTCGTCGCCGTCGCAACCGCGCTAGCGGCCTGCGCCGGCGAGATCACCGGCGGCGCCGGCGCGGGTTCCGATCGCGCCGACGACGTGCTCGTCCTCGAGGGCGGGGAACTGGCGACCGAGCTCGCGACGTCCCCGATCCGCGAGGCATCCGCGCCGTTCGTTCGCGCCGGCGCGATCTGGGAGGGCGACCGTCCCGGCGCGTTCGAGATCGCGGCGAGCCCGGACGGCGCCACGTGGTCCGACTGGCGACCGCTCACGGTCGACCACGTCGAACTCGAAGCGACCGGCGGATTCGTCGGCCAGATCGAGTGGGACGAGCCGATGAACTACTTCCGACTGCGGGCCGCCGACGGCCGCGCCGACTACCTGCGGCTCGAGTTGTTCGACTGGCGGCTGTCCGAGGGGGTCGAAGGTGGCATCGAGGGCGGCGGCGACGACGGCGAACGTGACGGTTCCGGGACCAGCTTCGCGCCCGGCCCCGGCGGCGTCTCCGTTGCGCCGCGTTCGGC comes from Deltaproteobacteria bacterium and encodes:
- a CDS encoding serine/threonine protein kinase, which codes for APALAGAAPSATAPATPRALAPALAGAAPSATAPATGHAPAPAGPPEPPPPPTGAAGGAPDAWRGALQRKTTTVMIAFLAICAAGLPFMAAVARTRTAFAAAATCVAGIAAITAVQLIRARRGALDQLDWPWAVVAALCAGPAYLFGLNAGFAAVLAVGLFSNGGFTAAQRNPAAPAIPLAVVVSQGALLALIVAGVVPDDGLAPLYPTPDTPRWEPVIAHAMVQGVYLSAHAAGFVVDRAHSRMLELAVQSEAAAAHHRALLSAARAQLHRALVGTADGVFVGHRVGDYELTEFLGRGGMGEVYRGIHVGEGPAAAVKLIRADRFGDAAAVRLFVREASVLSRIDSPYVARVYATGGGDGDIPYIAMELLTGNTLAGVLRDRDTLSPEALERLVHDVGRGLEAVHSIGIIHRDLKPHNVMLVRDPEPRWKLVDFGIARWLDKASDHTTRDLVVGTPPYMAPETILGRPVDARADLYSFGLLIYRAVVGRPAFSSADPLGVLDEARRGPPNPRDYVDLPTDVELALRIAIAYDPADRFADAATMRHAFAAALAGSLPPALRRRGRALLARCPWATAAVR